From Argonema galeatum A003/A1:
TCTAAAATATAAACTCTAAAATCGAATGACTGTTGCTATTCTAATTCTCGCTGCAGGATCGTCTACTCGTATGGGGATACCGAAACAACTATTACCTTATCGGGAACATACCTTATTATCTTATACAGTAGAAGTTGCTGTCGCTTCCGTCTGTCATCCCATTATCGTTGTTTTAGGAGCTTACGCCGAACAAATTCAACCGGAAATTAGCCAATATCCAATCCAAATAGTAGAAAATTACCGATGGAATGAGGGAATGAGTTCCTCAATTCAGGTTGGCATTCAAGCGTTAGATACTGTTGCTGAAAAACCTGAAGCGGTAGTCATAACTTTGTGCGATCAACCTTTTATATCAACTCAACTCGTGAATCAATTGGTTGAAACTTATTTTACCACAGGCAAACCAATTATTGCATCGAAATATGCGGGTAATTTG
This genomic window contains:
- a CDS encoding nucleotidyltransferase family protein: MTVAILILAAGSSTRMGIPKQLLPYREHTLLSYTVEVAVASVCHPIIVVLGAYAEQIQPEISQYPIQIVENYRWNEGMSSSIQVGIQALDTVAEKPEAVVITLCDQPFISTQLVNQLVETYFTTGKPIIASKYAGNLGVPALFSSSFFPNLMNLNGAEGAKKVIKNYKHQVFSIPFSEGTVDIDTPAEYKQLQNLVENC